Part of the Triplophysa rosa linkage group LG21, Trosa_1v2, whole genome shotgun sequence genome is shown below.
GAGCTAATAATTGCtaatatttttccaaatatcttcctttgtgttcatcagaactaagaaatttatacaggtttggaagaacttgagggtgagtaaatggtaacagaatttttattttttggtgaactgtacctttaaggatTAGTTGCtaatttaacatatttattgaacaCTTACACCACAGTAGTCGTCTCCATTGAAGATCTGGGGAGGCAGGGGATTGCCCTTTTCAGGTTGTTTCTTTTCAGGAATGTTCTGGTACATCCACAGCCTCTGATCCTCAAGCATGGTGATATCAACCTCTTCAAAGCTGATCCGGTTGGACTCTAGAAAGCCCACGACGGCCTGCTGATGCTTCTTTACCTGAAAAATCACAAGTGAAGTTCTTTGATACTTACATGATTTCCAGTAGCTAGTATAAGGTTACTCACAGATCTGAATTTGGGAATGGTTCAATATTTATAAGTATGTTTTCATATGTGTTCATGTCCATACTGAAAGCACACAGATGGCAAGCGCGGGAGTTCTGTTTTGGCTTCCCATTAGCCAGATGTGGGTAGAGAATATTGATCTTCAGACAGGGATTCATTAGAAAACGAATGGAAAGAGGCTTTAGGcacacattaaaaatatttccGCCCAAACCAGAAAATGACAATATGCACAGCTGATGTGCTGCCTTTGTgctgttgtggaaaaatttcagtcttgtagttcaaaaaatctctgaGACAAGAAGGTCCGGATGttgaggagttaactttatctgctcgagccaaacaaagtgagatgttccaagtcatctaaaaaccaagtgttttcagtctacagttatagtaaaacttctgaaaggtggtcctctctaaaaccaatcaggtattttcccgttatctcttatttttattaaccaattgttaattgtctgccaccaataagtcccaggtaacaaggtacgtatctaatggtggtacgctggttattacatcatttttaaaataatttgcatacaatggttaccacacgagaccaccaaacaagccatggtctccatacgagacggcgtggcgtccgtgcgtaatcatggttacttgtaaacagtggaaaatcccctggttttagagagaacacaacaggcttcaaactttaggcctctaaaaacatcactggattttaccttgttacattgtgctcaaatgtgctttaaacatgcataaagtgacattaagtgcatttatatgaacaatcattggttacaggtacagattgtgtcattaaatcatcaattcttcttcaaataatcaaattatcatcataaacctacttatatgtaattattcttgttgactatgatttcagatcaacccatctatgtactaa
Proteins encoded:
- the sh3bgrl2 gene encoding SH3 domain-binding glutamic acid-rich-like protein 2; this translates as MVIRVYVASSSGSVAVKKHQQAVVGFLESNRISFEEVDITMLEDQRLWMYQNIPEKKQPEKGNPLPPQIFNGDDYCGDYEDFFQSKETNTVSSFLRLSSQPSVKDYES